The following nucleotide sequence is from Aspergillus nidulans FGSC A4 chromosome I.
CTTAGGGTTTTGTATGGCTATCTCATGGCGTGCAATGCTGCAGATATCCCGTTCCTGGAATTCCCACGTGATGAAATAATAGAGGTAAATCTTCTTAGTTCGACATGTTGAGCTAAATCGGTTGACTGCTGTTTAGATAATACCCGAGAGTTACCAGAATGAGGCGCGCAGAATCCAGATTCCTGACCTCCCAGAAGAGATCATTCCCGGTTCGCCCGAAGACATAAAGATTCCGGTACCCTCGAGTGGACTCAACACCCCGTCAGTCCAGGGCATAGGATCGCCGAATGACGGCGTATTAACACCGCAGGGCGGTATACGAACTCCTCGCGAGCCCGAGAGGATTTCACAGCAGCATGTGGAAGACGTCGTTTAAATTCAGGAGTGGAACCTCCAACATGCAGAGTTTTGTGTCCAACAGCAAAGCGCTTATTGGTTGAGTGTGAATTGGATTATCCCCCATGCAGCGTAGAAACGAATACTATATTATCCCCTTGCTGAATCTCGTATTTCTCCTCACCCTCTAGCTCCCAGTCTGCATCGTTGATAAGTACCAGGATCCCGGGTCGTCTGCAGTGACAGTCAGCTAGACCCATTACTATATTTTGCATAGCACATACACATTATCCTCAAGCACAAAAAGTTCCTTTCTCCGATCCTTCATCACATTATCGACCAGGTATTGGAGTAGATAGGAGATATTCGGCCTAGTGCCATTTTCTAATTGAGCGGGTAAGGTCACTTTATGCTTTCGTTCATTGGCAAAGAGAATTTCGAGCCCTCCGCTATATACCAAGCATGTCAGCACTCACCGACTCGACGTGACGGGACTGGAAGGAGAATAGTACATACGTAAACTCGACAGTGATTGTTATAGAGTCCGTGTCACTTTGTGCCATCCTGATGAATCTTTCGTGGCCCTTCTGAGGGTAGCGATGATCCCCTGAAGATTAAGGACGTAGTGCGGAGGCGAAGCGAATCAAGCTAGGAGCTGCTTGGGACAATGTTGCTTGTTTATGAGGGGTAAAATATCAAAAGCGGAGGTAGGTAACGGAGGAGGGGTTATTGCTGTCTGTCTGGGCCCGGACCTACATATCTACCGTATCGATAAGCACAAAAAAGTCGACCGGTTCGGCGAACTCCCCTCCTCGGCAGTCACTCATCAATTACTGGCAGCCTGCTCGCCAGCTTTCATTCACGCTCCCCGGAAGCTTGATTCAGTCGTCTGCCTACCCATGGTCTCATTCACCTCCGAATACATCAGTGTCGGTGGAAATAGGCACCCCGCCGCCGCGGACTGGGATGTTCATTCCGGCATCCTCGCCTACGGTGCAGATAATAATGTAGCCTTGTGGGATCCTCTCGTACGTGGCTCTGAAGTCTACTACACAAGCATTCTTCCTGCCTAACTTTGTGTTCTATATATGCAGGCAGAATCACGTCGGGGAGTTTATTCGGTTCTAGTTGGCCATACCGACAAGGTCAGCGTTGTCAAATTTTATACCTGTCCCACAACGGGGACGAGGTTACTTCTGACTGGATCTGTCGATTGCACCGTACGATTATGGCGTGCCGATCCCATTGACCACAGGCGATTCGCCCATGCGCTTACCTTGACGGATCACACTGGTTCAGTTAATGCAATAGCTACAAATTCCGGGGTTGATATTATTGCAACTGGCGGCGCAGATGCAACTGTCAAGATATGGAGGATATCTATTCAAGATTCTGTCAAAGGAGAGCTATTGGAAAGCATACCAACGAAACCGCGCTACTTCCCACTTGCACTGGCACTGGCGCCGCTTCCAACGGACACGCAGGACAGACCTGTTGCATTAGCAGTTGCTGGCACCACTAACATAGTGCAAATATACGCTGCTGAGAATACTGTTGACACACCGCGGTTTAAGGTATCTGCTACACTTTCCGGGCATGAGGCATGGGTGCGCTCGCTTGCCTTCACTGTGGACATGCACAGCAAGACAGGGGACCTCTTGCTTGCTTCCGCTAGCCAGGACAAGTACGTTCGGTTGTGGCGCCTGAACCGTGGAGAGGCTGCATCGTCTGGGTTAGTGGGatcagaggaagatgctgtTCTGGGTGGATTCGAGCCAACATTGTCCAACAAAGCCCACCAATTCGAGGCAGCAAGATCCAAATATTCTATGACCTTTGAAGCTCTTTTGTTTGGTAATGAAGATTGGGTATACACTGCTGCCTGGAACCCTAACCCAGAGCGGCAGCAACTTCTCACTGCTTCCGCAGATAATACTCTGACCATCTGGGAACAAGATCCGTTATCCGGAGTGTGGCTTTCCGCGGAACGGATGGGGGAGCTGAGTGTACAGAAAGGCTCTACTACAGCCACCGGTAGTACTGGTGGATTTTGGATTGGCCTTTGGTCGCCAAATGGCTGCCAAATTGTCTGCCTCGGACGTACAGGTAGCTGGAGGGCGTGGAGATACCAAGCTGAATCTGATACCTGGGATCAAACCTTGGGAATTACTGGACATGTGCGATCTGTTAACGGAATCCAATGGGAACCTTCTGGTGGTTATCTTCTATCAACAAGTGCTGATCAAACAACCCGCCTTCATGCACAGTGGCTTCGGGAAGGGCAAAAGTCGTGGCACGAATTCTCGCGACCGCAGATTCATGGTTACGATTTGAACTGCGTTGACACTCTTGGCCCGGACCGCTTCGTATCAGGTGCTGAAGAGAAGCTGTTACGGGTGTTCAAAGAACCTAAACCAATTGCCCAACTGCTGAAGAACCTTTCCGGACTCGCACAGAATACAGAGGGAGAGCTTCCTGACACAGCTCAGATTCCAGTTTTGGGGTTGTCCAATCAAGCTGTGGGTGAAGAAGCCCCTGTGGAAACAGATACGGCAGAGGCCGAGAGTATCGGACAAGCGCAGGCATATCAATCAATACTATCAAATTCGACTCAGCCTCCTCTCGAGGACCAACTGGCTCGATATACCCTGTGGCCTGAACACGAAAAACTTTACGGCCATGGGTACGAAATATCCGCCGTGGCCGTAAGTCACGACCGCACACTCATCGCCACTGCATGCAAGGCCAGCTCGATAGATCATGCAGTGGTGCGTTTGTACGACACATCCGATTGGCACGAGATTCGACCATCACTTGCAGCTCATACTTTGACCATTACCAGTCTCTCCTTTTCAGCTGATGACAAATATCTGCTCAGTGTTGGACGGGATCGGCAGTGGGCGGTTTATCGTCGGAGTGAAACAGACTCATCAAGCTTCACACTCATTACGTCCAACCCCAAGGGCCACTCGCGCATGATTCTCGATGCGGACTGGGCCCCTGTCTCAGAGTCTCAGCTCCCCATTTTTGCGACAGCTGGTCGAGACAAGTTGATCAAGTTGTGGCAGCTGTCAGGGGACCTGGCTGAGTGCAAGGCTACCATTCCTTCGAGGAGCTCTGTCACTTCCCTGTCCTTCCTTCCGCATATCTACAGAGGGATGCTATACCTTGcagcgggagaggatgatgggAAGCTCTCTATTCATCAGATCAAAGTAGACGGCGTCGAACCTAGCCCCTTGGCAAGCCCTGATAGAGACCAGTCACCGTCAAAAGCCATCACAGAACTATCATGGCGTCCTCTCACAGAACAAAGCGAGGCAAGTGCCGATAAACAGGATTTCGAGCTTGCTGTTGCGAGCGACGACAATTCGATACGTATATATAGCATATCTGACATGGTATCGGAACCATGAGTACTATCTAGATACAGAAACTCAGTGAAACATAATGCACGCATAAATATGGCCATTGATGTTGGAAAACCTACAACCATGTTGGCGACCCGCTAGAAAGGATGTATCTGGACAACGAAAACATGCCAGCCCTGACTCACGATTGCTAAAAGTTGAGTAAGAATGGAGGACCTTGAAATGTTGAAACCCCAGGATGCTGATACCGTAACCCCATATTTCACAGAAGACTAGGTATAGTTTTGTTGAATAATCATGAAATGGCGAGAAACTGATGTGACCTGAACACTAGGccaagaggagagaagaggcTAGGCCTTTTTCTCATACCCATACCCTCCAATTCCCCCAGCCTCGTAAGTttttgcctggctgccacgtACATTCCGCGGTCCTCTAGCCTGCAAGtcctccttcaaccactTGAGAACAATCTCTCCGAGTTGGCTGTTTTCCGACGTTTCAGGTGCCTCCTCCTTGAATTTCTCAATAGCGCCCCACTGCCTTACATTGCCGAGATGCATATGCACCAAATGTGTCGGCCAATGCGCCAGATTATCCAAGATATGCGTCGCGTACACAATCGTGCAGGGCCTGGTCTCTGTCTCCCTCTTCAAGAACGAAAGGAAGTTGCTCCGCGACAGCAGGTCCAAGTCGACGGTGATTTCGTCCAGGAGAAGCACCTGCCACGGCCGGAGAAGACCCATGGCTAGCTGGACGCGACGGCGCTCTCCGTCCGAAACTGCATGCATGCGCCATCGCAGGTCAATGTCAAGAATTTCAACGAGCTCGTCACGGCGTTCGGGGTAGGCGTTGCCGCCAACGGAGGCGAGGAGCGTGGGGACGTCGATGTCTGTCCGgacgatgctgttgagcaCCCATTCTACGCCGAGATAGGTGACGCCCTCGAGACCTTCCTTGAAAGGATCCTTATTTGCGATGGAGATTGTGTTGCTGGGTGCTAGGCGTTTTCCCGAGAGAAGGCGCAAGAGCGTGGTCTTACCGGCTCCATTGGCTGAACAAACAGTATTAGTATGATCAACTATAGGGGTATATGGGCTGCGAGGAATGACGTGCCTCCAATCAGTAATGTTCGGCTTCCTGCTGGCAATCCCAAAGTGACGTCTGTTAAGCCGGAGGAGCCGTCTGGGAACTTGTAGGAGAGGTTCTGCACTTGGATGTCTGGCGAGTCGGACATGGTGGCTTTGGATACTGATGAACTCAGTTTAATTAGGAACAGCCCAAGTCATAAATCAGTAGAGTGTGACTCACATTATTTCTATCTAAAAGCACGCGATGTAACTATCAACTGTCCAGATTTAGGTGATTGATAAGGTGGGGTTAGCCAAGGGAAAATATCCAGGGAAtcactttttcttttccaacTATTTCCATCCCTACATCACTCGCAGCTGAAAAAGAACCAAGATTCCTCGGGATTGGGACCGTAGGGGacgctctttcagctttctCATGCTCAGAAACCTCTCTTCGTTTTCTCTGCCTAGACGCCAATCCGCAATGCGTTCCCTCATAGCCGTTGTCGGCGCCACGGGCACGGGAAAATCAAAGGCAAATGACCCCTCGGTTGCCCTTGGCTTTTTGACACAAGCGGGAAACAGACGCTGACAGACACAGATAGCTTGCAGTTGATATTGCTTCTCGGTTTAATGGCGAAGTCATTAATGGCGACGCGATGCAGATGTATCGCGGCCTCCCAATCATAACGAATCAGATCCCCGTCGAAGAACGCCACGGAGTACCGCATCATTTGATAAGCTGTATAGACTTGGAAGAGAACCCATGGCGAATATCGATGTTTCGAAGGGAATGTCTACGCCTGATCAATGATATCCATGCACGAGGAAAACTAGCCGTCTTGGTTGGCGGCACCCATTATTACACACAATCAGTGTTGTTTCAAGATCAACTAGTGTCGAAAGAGTTGGAATCATCAGACGAAGAGTCTGATTCATGTCCGGCAGGAGATGTTGACTCAGCGGTCAAGTGGCCTATCCTCAATGCAGAGCCGGAGTTGGTATTACAGAAGTTACGTGAGGTGGACCCAATAATGGCAGATCATTGGCATCCGAAAGACACGCGCAAGATTCGTCGCTCATTAGAAATATTTTTTCAGACGGGGAAACCGGCGTCACAGGTGTATGCTGAGCAGCGGCAGTCGAAACAAGCCAACGCAAACAATGATAATGGATCAGATTGGGGGCAACTGCGCTTTGACACTGCGATATTCTGGGTGCATTCTGAAAAGGCTATTTTGGAAGAGAGGTTGTTCAAGCGTGTGGATGTTATGGTTGAACAAGGATTGTTGTCCGAAGCAAGCCGCATGTCAGACTATCTTCAAGAGCAAAAGGCCCAAGGTATAACTGTCGATCAGACCCGAGGTGTATGGATCTCGATTGGGTTCAAAGAGTTAGCGCCTTATTTCAACGCGCTTAGAGAAGACTCTAGGACCGAGAAAGAGCTAGAAACACTCAAGCAGTCATGCATCGGGTCAGTCAAAATTGCAACTCGTCAGTATGCCATGTCCCAGCTTAAGTGGATTCGCAACAAGCTTTGGACTGGGCTTGCAAAAGGGGCTATGACCGGTCGCTTGTATATTCTGGATAGTACGAAAGTCGAAGACTGGACGAAGAACGTCACAGAGCCATCCGAGCGCATTGTTGAAGCCCACATTGGAAAAAAAC
It contains:
- a CDS encoding Elongator subunit ELP2 (transcript_id=CADANIAT00007282); translated protein: MRGKISKAEVGNGGGVIAVCLGPDLHIYRIDKHKKVDRFGELPSSAVTHQLLAACSPAFIHAPRKLDSVVCLPMVSFTSEYISVGGNRHPAAADWDVHSGILAYGADNNVALWDPLAESRRGVYSVLVGHTDKVSVVKFYTCPTTGTRLLLTGSVDCTVRLWRADPIDHRRFAHALTLTDHTGSVNAIATNSGVDIIATGGADATVKIWRISIQDSVKGELLESIPTKPRYFPLALALAPLPTDTQDRPVALAVAGTTNIVQIYAAENTVDTPRFKVSATLSGHEAWVRSLAFTVDMHSKTGDLLLASASQDKYVRLWRLNRGEAASSGLVGSEEDAVLGGFEPTLSNKAHQFEAARSKYSMTFEALLFGNEDWVYTAAWNPNPERQQLLTASADNTLTIWEQDPLSGVWLSAERMGELSVQKGSTTATGSTGGFWIGLWSPNGCQIVCLGRTGSWRAWRYQAESDTWDQTLGITGHVRSVNGIQWEPSGGYLLSTSADQTTRLHAQWLREGQKSWHEFSRPQIHGYDLNCVDTLGPDRFVSGAEEKLLRVFKEPKPIAQLLKNLSGLAQNTEGELPDTAQIPVLGLSNQAVGEEAPVETDTAEAESIGQAQAYQSILSNSTQPPLEDQLARYTLWPEHEKLYGHGYEISAVAVSHDRTLIATACKASSIDHAVVRLYDTSDWHEIRPSLAAHTLTITSLSFSADDKYLLSVGRDRQWAVYRRSETDSSSFTLITSNPKGHSRMILDADWAPVSESQLPIFATAGRDKLIKLWQLSGDLAECKATIPSRSSVTSLSFLPHIYRGMLYLAAGEDDGKLSIHQIKVDGVEPSPLASPDRDQSPSKAITELSWRPLTEQSEASADKQDFELAVASDDNSIRIYSISDMVSEP
- a CDS encoding putative ABC transporter (transcript_id=CADANIAT00007283); translated protein: MSDSPDIQVQNLSYKFPDGSSGLTDVTLGLPAGSRTLLIGANGAGKTTLLRLLSGKRLAPSNTISIANKDPFKEGLEGVTYLGVEWVLNSIVRTDIDVPTLLASVGGNAYPERRDELVEILDIDLRWRMHAVSDGERRRVQLAMGLLRPWQVLLLDEITVDLDLLSRSNFLSFLKRETETRPCTIVYATHILDNLAHWPTHLVHMHLGNVRQWGAIEKFKEEAPETSENSQLGEIVLKWLKEDLQARGPRNVRGSQAKTYEAGGIGGYGYEKKA
- a CDS encoding tRNA dimethylallyltransferase (transcript_id=CADANIAT00007284); amino-acid sequence: MFRRECLRLINDIHARGKLAVLVGGTHYYTQSVLFQDQLVSKELESSDEESDSCPAGDVDSAVKWPILNAEPELVLQKLREVDPIMADHWHPKDTRKIRRSLEIFFQTGKPASQVYAEQRQSKQANANNDNGSDWGQLRFDTAIFWVHSEKAILEERLFKRVDVMVEQGLLSEASRMSDYLQEQKAQGITVDQTRGVWISIGFKELAPYFNALREDSRTEKELETLKQSCIGSVKIATRQYAMSQLKWIRNKLWTGLAKGAMTGRLYILDSTKVEDWTKNVTEPSERIVEAHIGKKPLPDPKSISELAKTTFEALEAKSLSTDPSPSQCITCDICRKTLTNKEQWQIHINGSVHKRVLKSLAKKRERDAYLRKRQENLGNTLE